In Cryptomeria japonica chromosome 5, Sugi_1.0, whole genome shotgun sequence, the genomic window ACCtttgtccaaattacaattactctgtcttcaaaaaataactagaaaacatatatgtaacaaaaaattatgaaaaatatccattcactagatattggtgtgacaattctatatttcaaaaattagaattttcttcttcctataaaaaatgttatgcattaccaaataaatgtcacttctgaaaaaatgctaattactataaatattgatttattaaaAGTTGCATAACAATATGGATGATTAATTTCtaactatttaaaaaatatatatttagaatctatatgaaaaatctcacaaattagtagtttacttcatcttcaaattattaatggtttagctgctatagGTTTAACAAAGTAAAGATTTtatgcaaaatgttgatttcagtgTCAAGTTTGGCTAATAGGTGTAAcccagtattatgggatcaccccATGGAAAGGAGGGGGAAAAAATTTATTCTCCATAATATCTTGCCATGTTGATgcatggaagaaactagaagatttttaaataatacattaaataaGAGAAAAAGGTTTGCTTAaattagatagatagatatatatgagAAAACTCACCCAAATTTAATTTCCAAACCTGCAAGAGCTTGAAACACGCCTCTTCCAAGTTAAATAcatcaaagaaaaaaataaatctatatttaGTGATGTAAAGTTCACAAAACTTGGTTCCATTGGGCTCAAAGCTATTGTCACATGAGATCTCACCCTTGTAGAATGAATCCAACATTCGAGTGACATAATGGAATCAACCTTGAGGTTTGGATCCATTGTCAATTATAGTGAGTCACTAGAGAAGGCTAGATTTATTTCTAATATAGATGCACAAGTGTTGAAATTAACACTAAATGAGCCTAAGCTAGTCCTATTCTATAAGATGGCAAGGGGAAAGGGAAAGAAAGTGCAAAAATTCAAAGGGGTGGTGATGCACCAAGATTACAACATCTTTATTCTCACCTAGAATAATGCAATACATAAATGAAAAACATCTAGAAGAACTTACAAAATCCTCTATTTTACAATTTTATAGTGGTATATATGAAGGTTAGGGTTAGGTAGGATTTTGGAAGGAAATGAAATATTCATATTTATCATATACAAACATGGTTAACACATCATATAAacatagaaaatagaaaaaatgaaTCTAGACAGGATGGCTAGAAAGATTTACACAACATATCCAAAGGaaagaatagaaaaaaaaataaattttttattaaaaaaaagtatAATAAAGGTTATTGTGACATAGGTTCAAATATAGATGAGTCTTTGTAGACAGTTGAGGGAAGaaccaatataatgaatacaaAAATGTCTTTTCATCTACTGGGTTCTAGAAGAAGCTAGGGTATGGCAATGTGTCATAAAACTCAATTTATTGCACAACCAATCATATGTAGACATGTGTAAGGACAAAATACTTGACACCATAGCCATGCCCCGACACTGACTAATCCATAGAAGTGAAAAAACCCATAATATTAACTACAAAAATCACAATAGGGATTATCCTCAGACAAAAAGTAGTCTACATTATAAAAAATGAGTATGCACCTCACACCTTTACTTAAATTCATGTAAAAAGTCATTAAAAACCTCTCTTGTATCTCCTTGGATGAAGATTTGGTAGTTGTGAAAGTCATTATAGAATTCATGGTGATTTCTAGGTCAAAATGTGAATATccattgagaaaatccaaaaattcctaCAAGATCCAAAGTTTTGTTAGGACCAAAGGTAAAAAGAATACAAATGACATGAGGATGAAAGGTTGAGGGATAACCAATGCGAAGATTATTGAAGGTTACACGACTAAAGATATCAGGTGGATGGAAAGTGATGAGGCTTGGTCCAAAAATCCCCACAAGGCTTGATGTTCCTCCAAAACCAAAGGTAATAGGATGATAGAAGGATGCGAGACTATAGACATTAGGTAATGGAAGGCTATAGGATTTGGTCAAAAAGTCCCTACAAGATATGAAgtttcatcaagataaaaggcGACTAGAACTTGGGTGAATGGAAGAGGGAGGGCTATGGGATTGTGCATGTCAAGCAGATAGGACCAATGTAAATAGGGACTTGTGTAAGGAATATGTAAGGCTACAAGAACGTGGACACTGGACTGATGGAAGGTGATGGGACTTGGGCGTAAAATGGTGAATGGTAAAAAAAATTTCTTAAATTTTTACTCCCATTGCTCATGTTGGTAGTTTAATATTTCTTAAAACCCACCCATTTGAtgatttaacatttttttttttttttcaaatctttagAGAAATCGAATTGTAAATATCATCCAATAAACATGCTTACATGTTCTCTATCTTATACCTCTTTCTTTAGGTTATGATGCATTCATAGGCATAAGTATTGAATATCTACCCTAGGATTGTTGGCATAAACTTTTGATTTTCAACAATATAAAAGAATGCCTAATTGaagttgtaatatattttttttgttaatttaaatttaatgttaCATCAAATAAGTTACAAAAAGAGTTTTAAATACATGcaagataaatttatttattataagaAATAGAGGTTCAATTAAAtgataaattgaattaaaaataaataaattataaaaaataaagaaCCTAGAGCTAAAAGTTGAAGGTTTCTAGTGAAATTTTTTATGAAGTGTACATAATTTTGTATGATATGGTGTAGTTTGTATGTATAATACAACTTTGGACATTGGTAAAATCATTTAATCTTTAATAAGTCATACCCAAGTATACATAGTAGtagaaaaacacataaaaataactCCAAGTGTGTAGGAAATAAAATTAAGCAATTTGAATTTTTATAAttagtaaaaaaataaaatgataaggATAGAGAAATATAATAAAAAACCTCATTTGATTAAGTTATCCATTCGTGAAAAGCTATAGGTAAGAAAAGAGAAACTATTGAGATTGTTTTAGATCTATTGATAAAATTTTAAGCCCCTATTTGGGTCTTTACATATCCACAAACTATCACAAATGGTAAGGAAAAGTGTGCGCCTTTATTCAAAGTGTAACTAGGAGGGTTAATAAACGGAGAAAGGTACAAATACAAATATAAAGAGAGCAAAATAATGCATGGAAATTgattaaaataaagaaaataaaaatttcaacatGTTAAGTACAAAAAGAAAATGTTCAATaataatgacaaaaataaaaaggCAACAAAAAATTAAACGATAACAATGCTACCTTAAATGCTATTATTAGATTATAACATTTTTTTAAGGTGAATGCCTTTGAATGTTAAAGTTCTCCCATGATAAAATACAATTCTAACAAGTGCTATAATTTTAGTTATTAATAGATTAAGAGTGTAAAACCTTGATAGATTgaaagatcatgagagagagataAATTAGGAAAAATAGTGggagaaaaaattggaaaaatatagTAGTGGGATAGTTCTCAAAATGTATTCTAAATTAGTTATCACTAATCAAGAAGGTGTTATGTGGTGAAATTTTTGAAAATGACTACAAAATGACAAATTGTCATGGGATAGTAGTGCATCGCAATAGAATTTGGATACTTTTAGCTATTAAAAAGTCTAAATGCTAGAAAATcacaaggataacacaattaaaatataaaattacatAAAAGGGGGCCATGGGAGGAAAGACCTTGGCATCATAGGTGGAGAATGGCCTAAGAAATGGATAAATGAGCCTAAGACTATGCTGGGAGAGATGGTCACCATAGTGAGTCCAAAATGTTATGTGAAATTGCATGGAATGTAATTGTTGACAATATTGAAGCATATGTGCATACAAATATAATCCATGTGTTTAATCTGAAGAATAATAAACATTGAATAGGATATTATAGAGTAAAAATAGGGAATAAAGATGGGGATCTAACATTATATACTTGAAAATAAAGATAGACAaaaatgcatatacatatgtaaacATCTTAAGGTTCTTCCTTGTTAGAAATTTAAAGTATACATGTAATTTTGATATCATACACATGTAATAATAAAACCAAGGAAGGATATCTTATAAGTGTTCAAAATAGAAATGAAACCATTAGCCATAGCAATTTCATGAAGAGAAAAACAATTAACATCATTAAAAACAATAGATGGATGAATGATAAATTTTTGGAggtctaaaataaaataaaaaacataaataattgaCATCCACATTTTAAATCTAAATCTAACCCTAAAGCTAAAGATGTCtcgataaagatagaaataaatcaCAAATGAAAGTAgatccaaaaactaataaaatgtgaaataaaaaaaaacttataaCAATACTATATTTGAAACCTTTCTGCATAAGGATAAATGCTTAAGAGAGGAAATTTAGCAATGCAACAATGCCAGATTCAACATTTCATGTAAGAAAAATATTATACctcatataaaaaaaataatatgagGTAATTAGGTCTTAGGGTAGACTATGCTAATATACTACTGAAATATGAGGAAGGTGGTGGGAAAGGCAATAATCCTCTTGTTCTGACCAGGTAATATTACTTGCTAACATATTCAATCTTTATGGAAGTATAAGTAATGGGAGCCGTACGCAAATCTTTGGCCGGCTTTGGGACGAGTGTAACGAGTATTTCATCGTCATCCTCTATGCCCAAATCTTCCAGCGTTTCAGAAATCCCAATCTTGAAAATCTCCTTAGTAGTCATTGACTTCATAGATTCCATGATGCCGTGCCCAAGACTCGTAAAGGAGCCCACATAATGAGGGCTGTTAAAGGGAGTGCTGGAGTTGGCCTCAGGATAATTTATGAATATTTCGAACCCTGAAAAACCCTTTCTGTCAGTCTCCAGTCCCTCAATTCTAAGAACCTCCACCTGCCCTTTCCCAAGACTCTTGTTCGGCCTCTCAACCTTCAAGGTCAGAGGAGACGACAGCGTCTTGGCCTTCTCATCGACAAGCTTTTCAAATGTGGTTGTTTTAGGCTTAGGAACGAGCTTTCCGGCCGCCTTCAATGATCGCCCCTCCTTTAACCAAGGGAGCTCTAATTCCTGATATTGATACCTAAGCTTGCTTATATCATAACAATCGCCGGCTTTAACCTTTACAAGCTGTTTATTCTCATTGTAGAACAGGAACTCGGTCTCCAAAAGGTCTTTGTCCTGGAAGTTCTTTTTGCCCAATTTGTTGTTCCAGATGAACCACATGCGATCCACGTTGGAGTGATGGGAATAGAACAAAGGATCTTTTCCTGACGAGTATAAACTGCCCATGTCTTCACGGTTTGGGTTAGTGGAAGAGCCGCTCCAGAGGTGAACAAGATTATGCGGAGAACTTTCCAGCGGTCCTGCCGCCAAAGTAGTTGGCTGGGCGGACTCGTACCTGACAGTTCGACCAGTATTAATGGTACTTACTGCAGTCAAAAATAGTATAATCCTAATTCTAATCATAATTGTATTTATCTTAATCGAACCTTATGTCTAAttggtttatatagtttattttttCAGTACGTaaaaaataaaccaataaaattAGCTCACCTAATAGTCGCACCGTGGAAGAGCTCTGCCGTTTCCGCACCAGACACCATGTGGTTATAGATGTTAGCATAGTTGGCCTCCACAACGCCCGAGTCACAGCTGGTTGGGGTCGCCAGATTGATAAGCGTGGGAGGCTGGTGACATGGATCCCTGTTATTGTCGTACAAGGAGCTGCACTTGTCGACGTAGATGGGGGGAATCGACATCCCTTCCTTGGTGTCCCAGCTCCAGAATGGCAGCGCAAAGGTATCGTCTTGGATGAGCGATGCCAAAATGCGCTCGTAGAAATAGATATACCAGCGATGAAAAGGCGCAAAGATCCATGACTTGTGAACCTGCACGTTATCTGATCCCACCTTGTAGGCTCCGTTGCAGTATGCGCAGTGCACTCTGCCTTGCTGGACAAAACTCCGAGGGTCATCTAAGGGGAGCTTCTTCATTGCCGTCAATGCCTTATCATACTTTTCGATGAACTTGTCGTCCAGCAGGTGCGCCGCTTTACGAGTCCGCATCGGCAGAGACGTCGGAAATTTGAAGTCCACGGTAGTTTCTCCCGCTTTGAATGGAGGACAGCACCCGCCATTTACCGTTGCGCAAGTCGGAAGATCAGTGGGGTACGTACACGTAGACAGATCAGGCGCCGGAAATGGTTTGGACATGGCCTTCCCGCTCGTTAAAGCCGTAACGCTTAATGTCGATGACGATAACAGCAGCCGTCGGCGGTCCATTTCCATGCGACCGTCTTCTTTATTCTCACAACAAACGCGCATTGATACTAAATTCCTTGCGTAAGCACCGTGAGTTTTCCTCACTTTGCTTGCACATAAAAGCTGGTGCTTCGAATCTAATGGAAACCATTGTTTTGTGTTGCGTGCATGCGAGAACATTGGCACGGCTGCCATTCCACTCTGCATCGCCTCAAACTCTCTTCCTCTTGTGAACGCTTTCCATCCGCTATTTATAATTGTTTTCTATTGCCCCTGCTCATAAGAGGAAATATGCATCGTGTCGTCACTAAAGTACCAGGCTTTTAATAAAGTAACTGTAATTCTGTGAAAATTCATTAAGGGTGTGGATGAAGGTGAGCTTACTGGCTTGAAATTCATTAATGACATTTTTTGTCGATGTTTGaggttaatttatttttaattgatcgAAATTGATTTTAAGGAAAGTAATGGCAGTTCACAGCATTCTGATGATAAGGTTAATGTCAGCTTTATTGTTGTTGTGTGTATATATATCAGTTCACAAGAACTCTGTTGAGAAAGCTATTGTTAGCTTAGTTGTTGCTTTTTTTAGTTTGTGTTTGTGACAGTTCACAGGAATCTTGATGATATGTCTTTTAGTTTGTATCtatgatatttttttaaaaaataaagttAATGTTAATTTAATTGTTGCACTTTTTCAGTTTGTATTTAAGATTTAATTCTATTGCGAATAAAATAATTTAGTATTAACTTCTTGAAAAGAGGGACGAATTTTTATTAAGACAAAAATTTAATGAAATCTACAAAGATGCATTTGTCTATTCACGTGCTCGTTGAGAAACAAGACGAAGATGAAGTCATTCTTCGCTTTGCTTTACCTCCCCAAGAGGCATGTGAAATATCATGATTTAAAGATGTGTTAAAGATGTGTCATCCcatgggatttcatgatttcaggCTCAAAATAGATTTGTCGAGAAGGTCTTGAAAACTTTCAAGCAAAATAGAGAATCAACATCTTTTATCTTCAATTCCAACTAGGTAAGAGAAGATATGGTGGCCATTCATCAATATACAATCTTTCaagcaaaaaaattgaataaaaaagcgATTCCAAGAAGATGAGATAAGATAGGAGTGAGAGACTGTTCAAGCACGAGATGAAGGTGGGTGTGGGTGATGGGGACAACAAACATTTTATGTGGCAATTGTAGAAGTAGTACATCAGATAAGTACTGCTACTATCACAAACCTATCATCCAGTTGCATGGTGACCTGAAACCTTGTACATTTTAAATCATGTGAACTAGTGGTCTCCTTTATTGGTCCAAACTCTTCCGCACATTTAAAATTAGTGTGAATATGGCAATACAATAGTGGACCAATGGCACTCAACAATGATGACATAATGTTTTGTCAATAGTCTGACACAGTCTCTGCCTCGTTACAATGGCCTTGAAATGGTTTTCTGTAGAATTCTGCTCTTTTGGATTATTCTTTTGCATTGCAGTATCGCCCAATTctaaaaaatgagagagagagccAAGTAAAAATAGTCGGACAAGCCAAAGCCTATGTCATGAGACAACGACCACCTTGTGTTGGAATATAAGCTAGTCTCAAGAGTCCTAGATAGATGTCAAACATCTCtagttaagtgttcatcaataatAGTTAGCTAGCAATAGTTTTAGTTTATTTTCATTCAATATTGAGTGTGTTGTCAATGCCGATAGCTATATTATAGGAAGTTCCTTGAGTTTATAATAGATATTTATATCTAATTATGTTGATGAATAAATATATATTGAGttcttattttctctagttttatttctgctattttattttttcttcagtATAATATCTTTAATTTTAATTCTTTGACTTTACAATGGAAGGAAAATCACATTCAAAATGAGCATACCAAATTGATGCTAGACATCACAATTAATCTTGGTAGCTAGGACAAACAACATGATAAATATTTATTGGTGGAGCAAGCATTGGTGAGCACTAATgacacatcatagacaaaatcATGCTTGATTGAGTTCATTAGCGAAGTATTGGGCATGGGTTTACCATCATGTTAAAAGAAAAACAttaaaattttgcacccttgaaaAACTCGTTGTTCGATCGAGCTTAGAGGGTTAGGAAGAACCCATTGGAGATTCCTTTGGTTTTGAGAACCGCTAAAATTGCCAATGTTTTTACTTGTTTCTTTTTTCATCTTGATTACCTTTCTTTTTGTATTCA contains:
- the LOC131042278 gene encoding polyphenol oxidase I, chloroplastic, translating into MQSGMAAVPMFSHARNTKQWFPLDSKHQLLCASKVRKTHGAYARNLVSMRVCCENKEDGRMEMDRRRLLLSSSTLSVTALTSGKAMSKPFPAPDLSTCTYPTDLPTCATVNGGCCPPFKAGETTVDFKFPTSLPMRTRKAAHLLDDKFIEKYDKALTAMKKLPLDDPRSFVQQGRVHCAYCNGAYKVGSDNVQVHKSWIFAPFHRWYIYFYERILASLIQDDTFALPFWSWDTKEGMSIPPIYVDKCSSLYDNNRDPCHQPPTLINLATPTSCDSGVVEANYANIYNHMVSGAETAELFHGATIRYESAQPTTLAAGPLESSPHNLVHLWSGSSTNPNREDMGSLYSSGKDPLFYSHHSNVDRMWFIWNNKLGKKNFQDKDLLETEFLFYNENKQLVKVKAGDCYDISKLRYQYQELELPWLKEGRSLKAAGKLVPKPKTTTFEKLVDEKAKTLSSPLTLKVERPNKSLGKGQVEVLRIEGLETDRKGFSGFEIFINYPEANSSTPFNSPHYVGSFTSLGHGIMESMKSMTTKEIFKIGISETLEDLGIEDDDEILVTLVPKPAKDLRTAPITYTSIKIEYVSK